The Pan troglodytes isolate AG18354 chromosome 8, NHGRI_mPanTro3-v2.0_pri, whole genome shotgun sequence genome window below encodes:
- the LOC129136103 gene encoding RNA guanine-N7 methyltransferase-activating subunit-like protein, translating to MTDTAKAVPNFEEMFASRFTEDDKEYQEYLKRPPESSPIVEEWNSRAGGNQRNRDNRLQDSRQFRGRDGRWGWPSDNRSNQWRGQSCGNNYPQHRQEPYYPDQYGH from the coding sequence ATGACTGACACTGCCAAAGCTGTTCCAAATTTTGAAGAGATGTTTGCTAGTAGATTCACAGAAGATGACAAGGAGTATCAGGAATACTTGAAACGCCCTCCTGAGTCCTCTCCAATTGTTGAGGAATGGAATAGCAGAGCTGGTGGGAACCAAAGAAACAGAGACAATCGGTTGCAAGATAGCAGACAGTTCAGAGGCAGGGACGGCAGATGGGGGTGGCCAAGTGACAATCGATCCAATCAGTGGCGTGGACAATCCTGCGGTAACAATTACCCGCAACACAGACAAGAACCTTACTATCCCGACCAATATGGACATTAA